One region of Gossypium raimondii isolate GPD5lz chromosome 6, ASM2569854v1, whole genome shotgun sequence genomic DNA includes:
- the LOC105774009 gene encoding alcohol dehydrogenase-like 1, which translates to MEKQNRSGTAGKVIRCKAAVCRNPGEPLVIEEIMVDPPKAWEIRIKILCTSLCHSDVTFWKISIGPFALFPRIFGHEAVGVVESVGEHVEEFQEGDMVVPVFRPNCRECRDCKSQKGNGCSIFGDKLVAEMPRDGTSRFKGMNGETLHHFLSVSSFSEYTVVDVVHVVKISSEFPAEKACLLSCGVSTGIGAAWKVADIEEGSTVAIFGLGAVGLAVAEGARLRGASKIIGVDLNQEKFEIGKKFGVSEFINPTTCGEKKVSEVIKEITDGGVDYSFECIGLASLMEEAFNSSRVNWGKTVILGVEMHHTPLPINTYFLLRGRTVTGCFFGGLKAKSDIPILAQKYLHKEINLDGFITHEVNFQDINKAFDLLLEGKSLRCIIWMD; encoded by the exons atGGAAAAACAAAACAGGTCGGGAACTGCAGGAAAAGTTATAAGATGCAAAG CTGCGGTTTGCAGAAATCCAGGGGAACCACTTGTGATAGAGGAAATTATGGTTGACCCACCTAAAGCTTGGGAGATTAGGATAAAAATTCTCTGTACTTCTCTTTGTCATTCTGACGTTACCTTCTGGAAAATATCCATT GGACCATTTGCACTTTTTCCCAGAATTTTTGGGCATGAAGCTGTTGG TGTTGTTGAGAGTGTAGGGGAGCATGTGGAGGAATTTCAGGAAGGAGATATGGTGGTGCCTGTGTTTCGTCCGAATTGTAGAGAATGTAGGGACTGCAAGTCCCAAAAGGGAAATGGTTGTTCCATATTCGGTGACAAATTGGTCGCTGAAATGCCAAGGGATGGAACAAGTAGGTTCAAGGGGATGAATGGGGAGACTTTGCACCATTTCTTGTCTGTTTCCAGCTTCAGTGAGTACACAGTGGTTGATGTGGTCCATGTTGTGAAGATCTCATCGGAATTCCCAGCTGAGAAAGCTTGCCTCCTTAGCTGTGGAGTATCCACTG GTATTGGAGCAGCATGGAAGGTGGCAGACATTGAAGAAGGCTCCACTGTCGCCATATTTGGCCTGGGAGCTGTTGGACTTGCG GTTGCAGAAGGGGCAAGGTTGCGTGGAGCTTCGAAGATCATAGGTGTAGATTTAAACCAGGAAAAGTTTGAGatag GGAAAAAGTTTGGAGTCAGTGAATTCATCAACCCCACAACATGTGGAGAGAAAAAAGTCAGTGAG gTGATTAAGGAAATAACAGATGGGGGAGTTGACTACAGCTTTGAGTGCATTGGATTGGCTTCACTAATGGAAGAAGCTTTCAATAGTAGTAGAGTG AATTGGGGCAAGACAGTGATACTAGGAGTGGAGATGCATCACACACCATTACCTATCAACACTTATTTTCTTCTAAGAGGTAGAACTGTCACTGGGTGCTTTTTTGGAGGGCTTAAAGCCAAATCTGACATTCCCATCCTTGCTCAAAAATATCTACACAAG GAAATTAATCTGGATGGATTCATAACGCACGAAGTGAATTTTCAAGATATCAACAAAGCTTTTGATTTACTGCTAGAAGGAAAGAGTCTTCGTTGCATCATATGGATGGATtaa
- the LOC105771659 gene encoding alcohol dehydrogenase-like 1 — MHAHHDVATSLIWEFIALSQCPCFHCRDVAPRHDVTFALAHFSNVVKISPKFPIDKACLLSCGISTGIGTAWKVADIEEGTVGLAVAEAARLRGASKIIGVDLIQEKMEIGKKFGVTHFINPMTCGEKKFSEMIKEITDGGADYCFERIGLASLMEDAFNSSRVNWGKTVILGLEMHRTPLAINTSLLLRGRTVIGCLFGGLKPKSGIPFLAQKYRHKELNLDGFKNQEVGFGDINKALDSLLEGKSLRCIMRMD, encoded by the exons ATGCATGCTCATCACGACGTCGCCACTTCCTTAATTTGGGAGTTCATCGCGTTGTCACAATGTCCATGCTTCCATTGTCGTGACGTCGCTCCTCGTCACGACGTCACATTTGCTTTGGCTCATTTTAG TAATGTTGTGAAGATCTCACCGAAATTCCCAATTGATAAAGCTTGCCTCCTTAGCTGCGGAATATCCACCG GGATTGGAACAGCATGGAAGGTGGCAGACATTGAAGAAGGAACCGTTGGACTTGCG GTTGCAGAAGCGGCAAGGTTACGTGGAGCTTCAAAGATCATAGGTGTAGATTTGATTCAGGAAAAAATGGAGATAG GGAAAAAGTTTGGAGTTACCCATTTCATCAATCCCATGACATGTGGAGAGAAAAAATTCAGTGAG aTGATTAAGGAAATAACAGATGGGGGAGCTGACTATTGCTTTGAGCGCATTGGATTGGCTTCACTAATGGAAGATGCTTTCAATAGCAGTAGAGTG AATTGGGGCAAGACAGTGATATTAGGATTGGAGATGCATCGCACACCATTGGCTATCAACACTAGTTTACTTCTAAGGGGCAGAACTGTGATTGGGTGTTTATTTGGAGGACTTAAACCCAAATCTGGCATTCCCTTCCTTGCTCAAAAATACCGACACAAG GAGCTTAATCTTGATGGATTCAAAAATCAGGAAGTGGGTTTT